In the Populus trichocarpa isolate Nisqually-1 chromosome 1, P.trichocarpa_v4.1, whole genome shotgun sequence genome, one interval contains:
- the LOC18096000 gene encoding nuclear pore complex protein NUP98A isoform X6, whose product MFGASNPFGQSSNSPFGTTQPVFGQASNVSSGPFALKPFGSPTTPFGAQTGSSIFGGTSTGMFGAPQTSSFSATNAFGSSTPAFGASTTPAFGSSSSSAFGAGSSVFGQKPFGGFGSTTQTSPFGNTNQQPQPGFGSTTQTSPFGNTNQQPQPGFGNTNQQPQPGFGSTTQTSPFGNTNQQPQPGFGNTNQQPQPGFGNNSLFGSTPFGAPSQSAFGAASTPAFGTTTAPAFGATSTTPAFGSTSTTPAFGAPSTTPAFGSTATPGFGSTGASYTSSPLFGAGGAFGTSTSVFGSSATTPAFGGLTGSGFGTPTTSAFGATTTSAFGATSSPSFTFSSSPGFGQSTSTFGSSPFGSTTSTFPAQPSPFGAQPTTSAFGNTGFAQPGFGGHRPGTRAAPYAETAEAEGGAQAGKLVSISAMPAYKDKSHEELRWEDYQLGDKGGPLPPGQSPGGAGYSMSTPQANPFAPSTGLGQTSTNMFSSTATNLFAPKTQTSTPSFTTASPFGPSTSSNLFQPSTPAFSVGSSPSLFGSTSMPNFSTTPSLFSSTTGQGNASPFGSNMFNNTQSSLSFPSTTPSMGQTTAFPQSNPFGPSTTSSLFNSPATGGLFSSTQSQITPNLGGFNQMTPSQPAQNAGIFSLNFSQTQAAGNSGFAGVSSNFGQPFTTQNAVAVQPVPITNPFGTLPAMPQVSFGRAGTTPSVQYGISTMPVVEKPSPIRISSLLTSRHLSQRRIRLPMRKYYPKHDGPKVPFFSDEEETPSTPKADALFIPRENPRALVIRPMDQWPSRESAEKASPLNASAPVHENENSAENGVIKEQVKVNQKPNGVHEDHATQKEESYMTLSGHRAGEAAIVYEHGADIEALMPKLRRSDYFTEPRIQELAAKERARPGFCRHVKDFVVGRHGYGSIKFLVETDVRRLDLESLVQFNNREVIVYMDDSKKPPVGQGLNKPAEVTLLNIKCIDKKTGRQFTEGPKIERYKEMLKRKAEDQGAEFVSYDPVKGEWKFKVNHFSKYMLEDEGEEDWDVVQATCNKVDDCLVLKE is encoded by the exons CTTTTGCTCTGAAACCCTTTGGTAGTCCAACAACTCCTTTTGGTGCACAAACAGGGAGTTCCATATTTGGGGGCACTTCTACTGGTATGTTTGGTGCACCCCAAACTTCTTCATTCTCTGCCACAAATGCTTTTGGTAGCTCAACGCCTGCTTTTGGAGCATCTACTACCCCTGCATTTGGTAGTTCGTCATCATCAGCATTTGGTg CAGGTTCTTCTGTTTTTGGTCAGAAGCCCTTCGGAGGCTTTGGGTCTACCACTCAAACAAGTCCATTTGGAAACACAAATCAACAGCCACAGCCAGGCTTTGGGTCTACCACTCAAACGAGTCCTTTTGGAAACACAAATCAGCAGCCACAGCCAGGCTTTGGAAACACAAATCAGCAGCCACAGCCAGGCTTTGGGTCTACCACTCAAACAAGTCCGTTTGGAAACACAAATCAGCAGCCACAGCCAGGCTTTGGAAACACAAATCAGCAGCCACAGCCAGGCTTTGGAAACAATAGTTTATTTGGTTCAACACCTTTTGGTGCGCCATCTCAGTCTGCATTTGGTGCTGCTAGTACTCCAGCCTTTGGTACGACGACTGCCCCAGCCTTTGGTGCCACAAGCACCACTCCAGCCTTTGGTTCCACAAGCACCACTCCAGCCTTTGGCGCCCCAAGCACCACTCCAGCCTTTGGCTCAACAGCAACTCCAGGTTTTGGTAGTACAGGAGCTTCCTATACCAGTTCGCCACTGTTTGGAGCTGGTGGAGCTTTTGGAACTTCCACTTCAGTTTTTGGATCTTCAGCTACTACACCTGCTTTTGGGGGTTTGACTGGTTCTGGCTTTGGCACTCCAACCACTTCTGCCTTTGGGGCTACAACTACTTCTGCCTTTGGGGCTACATCTTCCCCATCCTTTACGTTTTCATCAAGTCCAGGTTTTGGCCAATCAACTTCTACTTTTGGGAGCAGCCCATTTGGAAGTACTACATCTACTTTTCCTGCCCAGCCTTCTCCCTTTG GAGCTCAGCCTACAACATCAGCATTTGGAAACACTGGCTTTGCCCAGCCAGGGTTTGGGGGGCACCGTCCTGGAACTAGAGCAGCACCTTATGCAGAAACTGCTGAGGCAGAAGGTGGTGCACAGGCTGGAAAATTAGTGTCAATATCAGCCATGCCTGCCTACAAAGATAAAAGCCATGAAGAGCTAAGGTGGGAGGACTATCAATTGGGAGACAAAG GTGGACCGCTTCCTCCTGGTCAATCTCCTGGTGGGGCTGGATATAGCATGTCTACCCCACAGGCGAATCCTTTTGCTCCTTCAACTGGACTTGGTCAAACATCTACAAATATGTTTTCTTCAACAGCCACAAACCTGTTTGCTCCAAAAACTCAAACATCTACACCTTCATTCACCACCGCCTCCCCTTTTGGCCCTTCAACGTCATCCAACCTCTTTCAGCCATCAACACCTGCATTCTCAGTTGGTTCATCTCCATCTCTTTTTGGATCAACAAGCATGCCTAATTTTAGTACAACACCATCCTTGTTTAGTTCTACTACAGGCCAAGGAAATGCTTCACCATTTGGTTCCAATATGTTTAATAACACTCAATCATCTCTCTCATTCCCATCTACCACACCTTCAATGGGGCAGACAACTGCATTTCCACAGTCCAATCCATTTGGACCAAGTACCACCAGTTCCTTGTTCAATAGCCCTGCTACTGGCGGCCTTTTCTCAAGCACTCAATCTCAGATAACTCCAAACCTTGGGGGGTTTAATCAAATGACT CCATCTCAACCAGCTCAGAATGCAGGTATTTTTTCCTTGAACTTCAGTCAGACACAAGcag CTGGTAACAGTGGCTTTGCTGGTGTATCAAGTAATTTTGGACAACC GTTTACCACACAAAATGCTGTTGCTGTACAACCAGTGCCTATTACAAATCCATTTGGAACACTTCCTGCAATGCCTCAAGTGTCCTTTGGTCGAGCTGGAACTACACCTTCAGTTCAATATGGAATCTCCACTATGCCT GTTGTTGAGAAACCCTCTCCCATTAGAATATCATCTTTATTGACTTCTAGGCACTTGTCACAGAGGAGGATCAGGTTGCCCATGAGGAAATATTATCCTAAGCATGATGGACCAAAG GTTCCATTTTtcagtgatgaagaagaaacaCCCAGCACACCGAAGGCAGATGCTCTTTTCATTCCAAGGGAAAACCCAAGAGCTCTAGTCATTCGTCCTATGGACCAGTGGCCTTCAAGGGAAAGTGCAGAGAAAGCATCTCCATTGAATGCATCAGCACCTGTACACGAGAACG AAAATTCAGCTGAGAATGGTGTAATCAAGGAGCAAGTTAAAGTCAACCAGAAACCTAATGGAGTCCATGAGGATCATGCGACTCAGAAAGAGGAGTCCTACATGACACTTAGTGGTCACAGAGCTGGTGAGGCTGCAATTGTGTATGAGCATGGAGCGGATATTGAGGCACTAATGCCAAAACTCCGACGTTCTGACTATTTCACCGAGCCTCGTATCCAGGAACTGGCAGCCAAGGAGAGGGCTAGACCGGGATTCTGCCGACATGTTAAGGATTTTGTGGTTGGAAGGCATGGCTATGGAAGCATCAAGTTCCTGGTTGAAACAGATGTTCGAAGGCTTGATCTTGAGTCCCTTGTTCAGTTTAATAACCGTGAAGTTATCGTGTACATGGATGATAGCAAGAAACCGCCTGTCGGACAGGGTCTCAACAAGCCTGCTGAGGTAACACTTCTCAACATAAAATGCATCGACAAAAAGACTGGACGGCAGTTCACAGAAGGACCAAAAATCGAGAGATACAAGGAGATGCTCAAAAGAAAAGCTGAAGACCAAGGCGCCGAATTTGTTTCTTATGACCCTGTTAAAGGAGAGTGGAAGTTCAAGGTCAACCATTTCAGCAAGTACATGCTGGAGGATGAAGGGGAGGAGGATTGGGATGTTGTGCAAGCTACCTGTAATAAAGTTGATGACTGCTTGGTACTGAAGGAGTGA
- the LOC18096000 gene encoding nuclear pore complex protein NUP98A isoform X9, producing MFGASNPFGQSSNSPFGTTQPVFGQASNVSSGPFALKPFGSPTTPFGAQTGSSIFGGTSTGMFGAPQTSSFSATNAFGSSTPAFGASTTPAFGSSSSSAFGAGSSVFGQKPFGGFGSTTQTSPFGNTNQQPQPGGFGSTTQTSPFGNTNQQPQPGFGNTNQQPQPGFGNNSLFGSTPFGAPSQSAFGAASTPAFGTTTAPAFGATSTTPAFGSTSTTPAFGAPSTTPAFGSTATPGFGSTGASYTSSPLFGAGGAFGTSTSVFGSSATTPAFGGLTGSGFGTPTTSAFGATTTSAFGATSSPSFTFSSSPGFGQSTSTFGSSPFGSTTSTFPAQPSPFGAQPTTSAFGNTGFAQPGFGGHRPGTRAAPYAETAEAEGGAQAGKLVSISAMPAYKDKSHEELRWEDYQLGDKGGPLPPGQSPGGAGYSMSTPQANPFAPSTGLGQTSTNMFSSTATNLFAPKTQTSTPSFTTASPFGPSTSSNLFQPSTPAFSVGSSPSLFGSTSMPNFSTTPSLFSSTTGQGNASPFGSNMFNNTQSSLSFPSTTPSMGQTTAFPQSNPFGPSTTSSLFNSPATGGLFSSTQSQITPNLGGFNQMTPSQPAQNAGIFSLNFSQTQAAGNSGFAGVSSNFGQPFTTQNAVAVQPVPITNPFGTLPAMPQVSFGRAGTTPSVQYGISTMPVVEKPSPIRISSLLTSRHLSQRRIRLPMRKYYPKHDGPKVPFFSDEEETPSTPKADALFIPRENPRALVIRPMDQWPSRESAEKASPLNASAPVHENGKFSVSEDACPSNGSTAGDKNKNSAENGVIKEQVKVNQKPNGVHEDHATQKEESYMTLSGHRAGEAAIVYEHGADIEALMPKLRRSDYFTEPRIQELAAKERARPGFCRHVKDFVVGRHGYGSIKFLVETDVRRLDLESLVQFNNREVIVYMDDSKKPPVGQGLNKPAEVTLLNIKCIDKKTGRQFTEGPKIERYKEMLKRKAEDQGAEFVSYDPVKGEWKFKVNHFSKYMLEDEGEEDWDVVQATCNKVDDCLVLKE from the exons CTTTTGCTCTGAAACCCTTTGGTAGTCCAACAACTCCTTTTGGTGCACAAACAGGGAGTTCCATATTTGGGGGCACTTCTACTGGTATGTTTGGTGCACCCCAAACTTCTTCATTCTCTGCCACAAATGCTTTTGGTAGCTCAACGCCTGCTTTTGGAGCATCTACTACCCCTGCATTTGGTAGTTCGTCATCATCAGCATTTGGTg CAGGTTCTTCTGTTTTTGGTCAGAAGCCCTTCGGAGGCTTTGGGTCTACCACTCAAACAAGTCCATTTGGAAACACAAATCAACAGCCACAGCCAGG AGGCTTTGGGTCTACCACTCAAACAAGTCCGTTTGGAAACACAAATCAGCAGCCACAGCCAGGCTTTGGAAACACAAATCAGCAGCCACAGCCAGGCTTTGGAAACAATAGTTTATTTGGTTCAACACCTTTTGGTGCGCCATCTCAGTCTGCATTTGGTGCTGCTAGTACTCCAGCCTTTGGTACGACGACTGCCCCAGCCTTTGGTGCCACAAGCACCACTCCAGCCTTTGGTTCCACAAGCACCACTCCAGCCTTTGGCGCCCCAAGCACCACTCCAGCCTTTGGCTCAACAGCAACTCCAGGTTTTGGTAGTACAGGAGCTTCCTATACCAGTTCGCCACTGTTTGGAGCTGGTGGAGCTTTTGGAACTTCCACTTCAGTTTTTGGATCTTCAGCTACTACACCTGCTTTTGGGGGTTTGACTGGTTCTGGCTTTGGCACTCCAACCACTTCTGCCTTTGGGGCTACAACTACTTCTGCCTTTGGGGCTACATCTTCCCCATCCTTTACGTTTTCATCAAGTCCAGGTTTTGGCCAATCAACTTCTACTTTTGGGAGCAGCCCATTTGGAAGTACTACATCTACTTTTCCTGCCCAGCCTTCTCCCTTTG GAGCTCAGCCTACAACATCAGCATTTGGAAACACTGGCTTTGCCCAGCCAGGGTTTGGGGGGCACCGTCCTGGAACTAGAGCAGCACCTTATGCAGAAACTGCTGAGGCAGAAGGTGGTGCACAGGCTGGAAAATTAGTGTCAATATCAGCCATGCCTGCCTACAAAGATAAAAGCCATGAAGAGCTAAGGTGGGAGGACTATCAATTGGGAGACAAAG GTGGACCGCTTCCTCCTGGTCAATCTCCTGGTGGGGCTGGATATAGCATGTCTACCCCACAGGCGAATCCTTTTGCTCCTTCAACTGGACTTGGTCAAACATCTACAAATATGTTTTCTTCAACAGCCACAAACCTGTTTGCTCCAAAAACTCAAACATCTACACCTTCATTCACCACCGCCTCCCCTTTTGGCCCTTCAACGTCATCCAACCTCTTTCAGCCATCAACACCTGCATTCTCAGTTGGTTCATCTCCATCTCTTTTTGGATCAACAAGCATGCCTAATTTTAGTACAACACCATCCTTGTTTAGTTCTACTACAGGCCAAGGAAATGCTTCACCATTTGGTTCCAATATGTTTAATAACACTCAATCATCTCTCTCATTCCCATCTACCACACCTTCAATGGGGCAGACAACTGCATTTCCACAGTCCAATCCATTTGGACCAAGTACCACCAGTTCCTTGTTCAATAGCCCTGCTACTGGCGGCCTTTTCTCAAGCACTCAATCTCAGATAACTCCAAACCTTGGGGGGTTTAATCAAATGACT CCATCTCAACCAGCTCAGAATGCAGGTATTTTTTCCTTGAACTTCAGTCAGACACAAGcag CTGGTAACAGTGGCTTTGCTGGTGTATCAAGTAATTTTGGACAACC GTTTACCACACAAAATGCTGTTGCTGTACAACCAGTGCCTATTACAAATCCATTTGGAACACTTCCTGCAATGCCTCAAGTGTCCTTTGGTCGAGCTGGAACTACACCTTCAGTTCAATATGGAATCTCCACTATGCCT GTTGTTGAGAAACCCTCTCCCATTAGAATATCATCTTTATTGACTTCTAGGCACTTGTCACAGAGGAGGATCAGGTTGCCCATGAGGAAATATTATCCTAAGCATGATGGACCAAAG GTTCCATTTTtcagtgatgaagaagaaacaCCCAGCACACCGAAGGCAGATGCTCTTTTCATTCCAAGGGAAAACCCAAGAGCTCTAGTCATTCGTCCTATGGACCAGTGGCCTTCAAGGGAAAGTGCAGAGAAAGCATCTCCATTGAATGCATCAGCACCTGTACACGAGAACG GAAAATTTTCAGTATCAGAAGATGCTTGTCCCTCAAATGGTTCCACTGCTGGTGATAAAAATA AAAATTCAGCTGAGAATGGTGTAATCAAGGAGCAAGTTAAAGTCAACCAGAAACCTAATGGAGTCCATGAGGATCATGCGACTCAGAAAGAGGAGTCCTACATGACACTTAGTGGTCACAGAGCTGGTGAGGCTGCAATTGTGTATGAGCATGGAGCGGATATTGAGGCACTAATGCCAAAACTCCGACGTTCTGACTATTTCACCGAGCCTCGTATCCAGGAACTGGCAGCCAAGGAGAGGGCTAGACCGGGATTCTGCCGACATGTTAAGGATTTTGTGGTTGGAAGGCATGGCTATGGAAGCATCAAGTTCCTGGTTGAAACAGATGTTCGAAGGCTTGATCTTGAGTCCCTTGTTCAGTTTAATAACCGTGAAGTTATCGTGTACATGGATGATAGCAAGAAACCGCCTGTCGGACAGGGTCTCAACAAGCCTGCTGAGGTAACACTTCTCAACATAAAATGCATCGACAAAAAGACTGGACGGCAGTTCACAGAAGGACCAAAAATCGAGAGATACAAGGAGATGCTCAAAAGAAAAGCTGAAGACCAAGGCGCCGAATTTGTTTCTTATGACCCTGTTAAAGGAGAGTGGAAGTTCAAGGTCAACCATTTCAGCAAGTACATGCTGGAGGATGAAGGGGAGGAGGATTGGGATGTTGTGCAAGCTACCTGTAATAAAGTTGATGACTGCTTGGTACTGAAGGAGTGA
- the LOC18096000 gene encoding nuclear pore complex protein NUP98A isoform X5 — MFGASNPFGQSSNSPFGTTQPVFGQASNVSSGPFALKPFGSPTTPFGAQTGSSIFGGTSTGMFGAPQTSSFSATNAFGSSTPAFGASTTPAFGSSSSSAFGAGSSVFGQKPFGGFGSTTQTSPFGNTNQQPQPGFGSTTQTSPFGNTNQQPQPGFGNTNQQPQPGFGSTTQTSPFGNTNQQPQPGFGNTNQQPQPGFGNNSLFGSTPFGAPSQSAFGAASTPAFGTTTAPAFGATSTTPAFGSTSTTPAFGAPSTTPAFGSTATPGFGSTGASYTSSPLFGAGGAFGTSTSVFGSSATTPAFGGLTGSGFGTPTTSAFGATTTSAFGATSSPSFTFSSSPGFGQSTSTFGSSPFGSTTSTFPAQPSPFGAQPTTSAFGNTGFAQPGFGGHRPGTRAAPYAETAEAEGGAQAGKLVSISAMPAYKDKSHEELRWEDYQLGDKGGPLPPGQSPGGAGYSMSTPQANPFAPSTGLGQTSTNMFSSTATNLFAPKTQTSTPSFTTASPFGPSTSSNLFQPSTPAFSVGSSPSLFGSTSMPNFSTTPSLFSSTTGQGNASPFGSNMFNNTQSSLSFPSTTPSMGQTTAFPQSNPFGPSTTSSLFNSPATGGLFSSTQSQITPNLGGFNQMTPSQPAQNAAGNSGFAGVSSNFGQPFTTQNAVAVQPVPITNPFGTLPAMPQVSFGRAGTTPSVQYGISTMPVVEKPSPIRISSLLTSRHLSQRRIRLPMRKYYPKHDGPKVPFFSDEEETPSTPKADALFIPRENPRALVIRPMDQWPSRESAEKASPLNASAPVHENGKFSVSEDACPSNGSTAGDKNKNSAENGVIKEQVKVNQKPNGVHEDHATQKEESYMTLSGHRAGEAAIVYEHGADIEALMPKLRRSDYFTEPRIQELAAKERARPGFCRHVKDFVVGRHGYGSIKFLVETDVRRLDLESLVQFNNREVIVYMDDSKKPPVGQGLNKPAEVTLLNIKCIDKKTGRQFTEGPKIERYKEMLKRKAEDQGAEFVSYDPVKGEWKFKVNHFSKYMLEDEGEEDWDVVQATCNKVDDCLVLKE, encoded by the exons CTTTTGCTCTGAAACCCTTTGGTAGTCCAACAACTCCTTTTGGTGCACAAACAGGGAGTTCCATATTTGGGGGCACTTCTACTGGTATGTTTGGTGCACCCCAAACTTCTTCATTCTCTGCCACAAATGCTTTTGGTAGCTCAACGCCTGCTTTTGGAGCATCTACTACCCCTGCATTTGGTAGTTCGTCATCATCAGCATTTGGTg CAGGTTCTTCTGTTTTTGGTCAGAAGCCCTTCGGAGGCTTTGGGTCTACCACTCAAACAAGTCCATTTGGAAACACAAATCAACAGCCACAGCCAGGCTTTGGGTCTACCACTCAAACGAGTCCTTTTGGAAACACAAATCAGCAGCCACAGCCAGGCTTTGGAAACACAAATCAGCAGCCACAGCCAGGCTTTGGGTCTACCACTCAAACAAGTCCGTTTGGAAACACAAATCAGCAGCCACAGCCAGGCTTTGGAAACACAAATCAGCAGCCACAGCCAGGCTTTGGAAACAATAGTTTATTTGGTTCAACACCTTTTGGTGCGCCATCTCAGTCTGCATTTGGTGCTGCTAGTACTCCAGCCTTTGGTACGACGACTGCCCCAGCCTTTGGTGCCACAAGCACCACTCCAGCCTTTGGTTCCACAAGCACCACTCCAGCCTTTGGCGCCCCAAGCACCACTCCAGCCTTTGGCTCAACAGCAACTCCAGGTTTTGGTAGTACAGGAGCTTCCTATACCAGTTCGCCACTGTTTGGAGCTGGTGGAGCTTTTGGAACTTCCACTTCAGTTTTTGGATCTTCAGCTACTACACCTGCTTTTGGGGGTTTGACTGGTTCTGGCTTTGGCACTCCAACCACTTCTGCCTTTGGGGCTACAACTACTTCTGCCTTTGGGGCTACATCTTCCCCATCCTTTACGTTTTCATCAAGTCCAGGTTTTGGCCAATCAACTTCTACTTTTGGGAGCAGCCCATTTGGAAGTACTACATCTACTTTTCCTGCCCAGCCTTCTCCCTTTG GAGCTCAGCCTACAACATCAGCATTTGGAAACACTGGCTTTGCCCAGCCAGGGTTTGGGGGGCACCGTCCTGGAACTAGAGCAGCACCTTATGCAGAAACTGCTGAGGCAGAAGGTGGTGCACAGGCTGGAAAATTAGTGTCAATATCAGCCATGCCTGCCTACAAAGATAAAAGCCATGAAGAGCTAAGGTGGGAGGACTATCAATTGGGAGACAAAG GTGGACCGCTTCCTCCTGGTCAATCTCCTGGTGGGGCTGGATATAGCATGTCTACCCCACAGGCGAATCCTTTTGCTCCTTCAACTGGACTTGGTCAAACATCTACAAATATGTTTTCTTCAACAGCCACAAACCTGTTTGCTCCAAAAACTCAAACATCTACACCTTCATTCACCACCGCCTCCCCTTTTGGCCCTTCAACGTCATCCAACCTCTTTCAGCCATCAACACCTGCATTCTCAGTTGGTTCATCTCCATCTCTTTTTGGATCAACAAGCATGCCTAATTTTAGTACAACACCATCCTTGTTTAGTTCTACTACAGGCCAAGGAAATGCTTCACCATTTGGTTCCAATATGTTTAATAACACTCAATCATCTCTCTCATTCCCATCTACCACACCTTCAATGGGGCAGACAACTGCATTTCCACAGTCCAATCCATTTGGACCAAGTACCACCAGTTCCTTGTTCAATAGCCCTGCTACTGGCGGCCTTTTCTCAAGCACTCAATCTCAGATAACTCCAAACCTTGGGGGGTTTAATCAAATGACT CCATCTCAACCAGCTCAGAATGCAG CTGGTAACAGTGGCTTTGCTGGTGTATCAAGTAATTTTGGACAACC GTTTACCACACAAAATGCTGTTGCTGTACAACCAGTGCCTATTACAAATCCATTTGGAACACTTCCTGCAATGCCTCAAGTGTCCTTTGGTCGAGCTGGAACTACACCTTCAGTTCAATATGGAATCTCCACTATGCCT GTTGTTGAGAAACCCTCTCCCATTAGAATATCATCTTTATTGACTTCTAGGCACTTGTCACAGAGGAGGATCAGGTTGCCCATGAGGAAATATTATCCTAAGCATGATGGACCAAAG GTTCCATTTTtcagtgatgaagaagaaacaCCCAGCACACCGAAGGCAGATGCTCTTTTCATTCCAAGGGAAAACCCAAGAGCTCTAGTCATTCGTCCTATGGACCAGTGGCCTTCAAGGGAAAGTGCAGAGAAAGCATCTCCATTGAATGCATCAGCACCTGTACACGAGAACG GAAAATTTTCAGTATCAGAAGATGCTTGTCCCTCAAATGGTTCCACTGCTGGTGATAAAAATA AAAATTCAGCTGAGAATGGTGTAATCAAGGAGCAAGTTAAAGTCAACCAGAAACCTAATGGAGTCCATGAGGATCATGCGACTCAGAAAGAGGAGTCCTACATGACACTTAGTGGTCACAGAGCTGGTGAGGCTGCAATTGTGTATGAGCATGGAGCGGATATTGAGGCACTAATGCCAAAACTCCGACGTTCTGACTATTTCACCGAGCCTCGTATCCAGGAACTGGCAGCCAAGGAGAGGGCTAGACCGGGATTCTGCCGACATGTTAAGGATTTTGTGGTTGGAAGGCATGGCTATGGAAGCATCAAGTTCCTGGTTGAAACAGATGTTCGAAGGCTTGATCTTGAGTCCCTTGTTCAGTTTAATAACCGTGAAGTTATCGTGTACATGGATGATAGCAAGAAACCGCCTGTCGGACAGGGTCTCAACAAGCCTGCTGAGGTAACACTTCTCAACATAAAATGCATCGACAAAAAGACTGGACGGCAGTTCACAGAAGGACCAAAAATCGAGAGATACAAGGAGATGCTCAAAAGAAAAGCTGAAGACCAAGGCGCCGAATTTGTTTCTTATGACCCTGTTAAAGGAGAGTGGAAGTTCAAGGTCAACCATTTCAGCAAGTACATGCTGGAGGATGAAGGGGAGGAGGATTGGGATGTTGTGCAAGCTACCTGTAATAAAGTTGATGACTGCTTGGTACTGAAGGAGTGA